Part of the Myxococcota bacterium genome, GCGTAGCGGCCGTCGCCGTCGGCGCGCACCAGGTCGGCGCGCTGCAGCACGGCCAGCGCCTCGGGCAGGTCGCCCGCGGCGTCGGCGAGGACCACGCGCAGCACGGGCTCGGCGAAGCTCTTGCCGACCACCGCCGCGACCTGCAGCGCGCGCTTGGCCGAGGCCGGCAGGGCATCGACGCGCGCACTGAGCAGCGACTGGACCGTGACGGGGATGAGGATGTCGCCGGCCTCGCGCACCAGCCGCATGCCGTGCCGCTCGCGCGCCAGCACGCCCTGGTCGAGGAGGGACTGGACGATCTCCTCCGCGAACAGGGGATTGCCCGCCGCGCGCGCAGTGACCAGCGCGCACAGCCCCGCGAGCGACGGGTCGTCGCCCAGCAGGCTGCGCAGCAGCGACTCAGTCGCGGCCTCGCTGAGCGGCGCCAGCTCGAGCCGCTCGAGCTGCGACGCGGCCAGCCACGGGGCCTCGTACTCCGGGCGCGCCGTGAGCAAGAGCAGGCTGCGCGTGAAGCCGACGGCGTCGACCAGGCGCGCCAGGAACGACTCACTCTCGGCGTCGATCCACTGCACGTCGTCGAGCAGCAGCACCGTCGGCTCGCGGGCGGCGCGCGCCTGCACCAGCGCGCAGGCCAGCGCGAACAGCCGCTCGCGGCGCGCCGCGGCTGGCAGCGCGGGCAGAGGGTCCCTGGGGCTCGCCAGGCCCAGGAAGTTGTGCACCAGCGCGTGGTCGCCCTCGTCGGCCGAGCGCACGAAGCGCAGCTGCGCCTTCACGAGCTTGCGACTCACGGACGGCTTCTCGCCCGGCGAGATGTCGAAGAAGCTGCGCAGCAGCTCGCGCAGCACGGTGAGCGCCAGGGTGCGGCCGTGCGCGGGACAGTGGGCGCTGGCGATCGCGATCTTCGGCCCGCGCCAGCGCTCGAGCGCGTCGTGACACAGCCGGCTCTTGCCCACGCCGGGTGCGCCGACCACGCACACGGTGCGCCCGTCGCCGGAGCTGGCGCGCTCGAGCGCCCGGTCGAGTGCGCGCGCTTCGCTCTCGCGTCCGACCAGCGCGCTGAAGCCGCGCGCGCGCGAAGCCTCGATCCGGGCCCGTGCCCTGCCGGTGCCCGCGAGCGCGTACGTGCGCACCAGCCCGCTCACGCCCTTCACGCGCATGCGCCCGACCGGCTCGAGCTCGAAGTAGGCGTCGACCAGCGCCGCGGTGTGGCCAGTCAGGTAGGCGCGGCCGGCCGCGGCCTGCTGCTGCATGCGCGCGGCCAGGTTCACGGTGTGACCTTGGGCGGTGTAGTCCATGCGCAGGTCGTCGCCGATCGCGCCCACGATCACCTCGCCCGAGTTCATGCCCACGCGCACGCTGAAGCGCAGGCCCGTGGCCCGGCGCAGCCCGGCCGCGAACTCGCGCACCTCCTCGCAGATCGCGAGCGCCGCGTGACACGCGCGCTGGGCGTGGTCCTCGTACGCGATCGGGGCGCCGAACAGCGCCATGACTCCGTCGCCCGTGTACTGGTTGATGGTGCCCTCGAAGCGGTGGATCGCGTCGGCCAGCAACGTGAAGAAGCGGTCGAGGATCCCGTGCCACTGCTCGGCGTCCACGCGCGCCGCCAGCCGCGTCGAGTCCTTCACGTCGACGAACAGCACCGTGACCTGCTTGCGCTCGCCTTCGAGCGCACTCTTATCGCGCAGGATCTTGTCGGCCAGGTGCTTCGGGGTGTAGGCGCGTGGCTCGGTCATGTCGGCTCGGGCCCGAGAGCATAGTGCCCGCGGACCAGTCAGCGCTCGCCCGCGAAGGGGGCAGTCTCCGCGCCGCACGGGGAGCCAGCGGCCCCGCGCCAGGGCACGTTTCTTGCGCGTACCACAGCGGAGCGGAGTAGCCTAGGGCTGTGACGGCGGCCGGAACCCAGGAGTCACTCGACGCCGATCTCGCGCAGCTCGGCGAGGCGCTGGACGGCGCGATCCGCGAGCTCTCGGGCGAGGCCACGCTGGCACGGGTGCGGGAGCTGCGCGCGGCCGCGGCGGTGCTGCGCACGCGCGGCGCCGCCCCGGGCGAGCGCGCGCGCTTTGCCGCCCGGATCGCGGCGCTCGACGACAGCGCGCTGGCCGAGGTCGCGCGCGCGGTGACTCATGGGCTGCACCTGATGAACGCAGCCGAAGAGGTGCAGCGCGTCCGCCAGCTCCGGCGCTACGACCGCGCGCATCCGGCGCGCCGATCGCTGGCCGACGCGCTGCGCGAGCTGGCCGGGGCGGGGCAGGGGCCCGCCGAGGTGCGGGACGCGCTCGCGCGCCTGTTCGTGATGCCCGTGCTCACCGCGCACCCGACCGAAGCGCGCCGGCGCACGGCGCGCGACCACGTGTCCGAGGTGGGGCGGCTCCTGGACGCGCTGGGTCACCCGGGCGGCGCGCGCGTGGCCGAGTCACTGCGTGCGCAGCTCGCCGACCAGGTCGCGATCCTGACCCGCACCGAGGAGTCGCGCGCCACCAAGCCCGCGCCGCGCGACGAGCTCGAGGCCGGCCTCGACGTGTTCGCGCGCACGCTCTTCGATGCCACCCCAGCGCTCTACCGCGAGCTCGAGGACGTGCTGGAGGGACTGTTTCCCGACGCGGACTGGCTGCGGCTGGGCGAGGGCGGCGCGGGTGACTGGCCGGTGCCGTCCTTCCTGCGCTGGGGCAGCTGGATCGGCGGTGACCGCGACGGGAACCCCTTCGTGACCGCGCACGTGACGCGCACGGCGCTCGAGCGCCAGCGCGCGCTCGCGCTCGAGCGGCACCTGGCCGACGTGCGCATGCTGGGTCGCGAGCTGTCGATGTCGTCGCGGCGCGCGCCGCGGCCCGAGGGCATCGCGGAGCTCGCCGACTCACTCGAGCGCGACCGCGCGCGCTTCCCCGAGATCGCGGCGCGCGTGTCGCGCTTCACCGTGTACGAGCCGTGGCGCGAGAAGCTCTGGTACATGGGCGCGCGCCTGCGGGCGACGCTCGAGCGCGCGGAGTCGAGCTACGTCGATGCGGCCGGCTACCAGCGCGACCTGTTCCAGCTGGAGCGCAGCCTGGTCGCGGCCGGCTACGGGCGCATGGCGCGCGGCCGGCTGCGCGACTGCCGCCGGCGCGCCGACGTGTTCGGCTTCCACCTGGCGAGCCTCGACCTGCGCCAGCACTCCGGCGTGCACGAGCGGGTCACCGCCGAGCTGCTCGCGGCCACGGGCCTGGTCCGCGCGCGCGGCTACGGCGACATGGACGAGGCGCGGCGTTGCCGCGTGCTGGGCGAGCTGCTCGCCCGGCCCGAGTCACTCGCGCCGCCTGCGCGCGGGGCGCTTTCGGCTGAGACCCAGGACCTGCTCGCCACGCTCGACATGGTGGGCCGCGCGCGGCGCGAGCAGGGCCCGCGCGCCTGCGAGCGCTACATCGTGAGCTTCACGAGCACGCTCTCCGACCTGCTCGAGGTGCTGTTCCTCGAGCGCGCGGCGGGGCTCGCGCCCGGCGAGCTGCGGCCCGTGCCGCTGCTCGAGCAGCTCGAGGACCTCTCGAACGCGCGGCCGCTCGCCGAGCAGATGCTGGCCTCGCCGCACGTCTCTGCCGCGATCGGGCGCGAGCTCGAGGTGATGATCGGCTACTCCGACTCGTGCAAGCAGGTCGGCTACGTCACGAGTCAGGTCGCGCTGCGCCGCGCGCAGCACGCGCTGGCCGACGTGGCCGAGCACGCCGACCTGCGGCTCACGATCTTCCACGGCCGTGGCGGCGCGATCGGCCGCGGCGGCGGCCCGGCGCACGACACGATCCGCGCGCAGCCCGAGCGCGCGCTGCGCGGGCGGCTGCGAGTCACCGAGCAGGGCGAGACCATCAACACGCGCTACTCCACGCTCGAGGTCGCGCAGCGCGACCTCGAGCAGTCGGTGTCGGCGGTGCTCTTGTCCGGCCTGGCCGAGCGCACGCCCGTGCCGCGCGCCGAGCTGGCGGCGCGCGACTCGGTGTTCGACGAGGCGGCGAAGATCGCGCTCCGCACCTACGAGGCGCTGGTCGCCGACCCGGACCGGCTCGCGCGCTACGTGCAGGCGGCCACGCCGATCATCGAAGTCACCGCGCTGCCGATCGGCTCGCGCCCGAGCTCCCGCCGGCCGGGTCTGTCGCTCGGCGACCTGCGTGCGATCCCGTGGGTGTTCTCGTGGAACCAGAGCCGGCACGGCGTGCCCGGCTGGTTCGGGCTGGGCTCGGCGCTCCAGTCACTGGGGCGCGAGCTCGGGGTCGAGCGGCTCCGTGACCTGTACCGCGCGTCGCCGTTCTTCCGCGCGCTGGTCGACAACGCGCAGCTCGCACTCGCGCGCGCCGACATCGACGTGGCGGAGTGCTACGCCGCGCTCGCCGACGACGACGCGCGCAAGATCTTCCCGCTGATCCGCGCCGAATGGGAGCGCACGGTCACCTCGGTGCTGGCGGTCGCGGGCCAGCCCGAGATACTGGGCGACCGCCCGCACATTCTCGCGACCGTGAAGCGCCGCAACGCGGCGCTCGACGTGCTGTCACACGCGCAGATCGAGCTCTTGCGCCGGCTGGCGCGGGCGGAGGGCGGCGTGGAGCGCGAGGCGCTGCTGAGCAGCTTGTTCACGACCATCAACGGCATCGCCGCGGGGCTGCAGACCGCCGGCTAGGCCGCAGCGCGCCAGCTCCAGTGCCAGAGCAGCGCGGCGATCGCCGCCGCCGAGCCGACGGACGCAGCGCCGATCAGCACCAGTGCCGTGGTCTCCTGCCAGGGCTTCGCGCGCAGCCCCGCGCCGGCGATCGGCAGCGTGCGCCCGGTGCCGTACGCGCCCGCGAACAGCAGGCCCACCCACAGCACGTAGAGCGAGACCCAGAGCGTGTGCGCGATCGCCGCGGCCCAGGCCTCGGGCAGGGTGAGTCGCGACCCGACCCAGGCTACCGCCACGAGCGCGAGCCCGCTCTGGATCGCCGCCACGTGCGCCGAGAGCCCGATCCGCGGGCTGCGCAGGAGCGGAATCGCGAACCCGGACAACAGCCCGAGCAGGAACAGCAGCACGCCGCTGAAAGCCAGGAGCCCTTGCAGTGCCTCGCTCATCTCGCGCCTCCTCGATAATATCGACTTCGAGTCGGTAATAACAGACCAAGAGTCGGTATGTCAAAGACCCAGGCGGAGCGCAGCGAGGCCACGATCGGGGCGCTCGAGCGCGCGGCGCGCAAGCTGTTCGCCGCGCGCGGCTTCGAGGCCACCTCGATCGACGACATCGCGGCGCGCGCGGGCGTGGCGAAGGGCGCGTTCTACCACCACTTCGACTCGAAGCGCGAGATCTTCACGCGCGTGCTCGACCGCATTCAGGGCGAGCTCGCGGCGCTGCCCCCACCGCCCCTGCGCCGAGGCGCGGGGCCGCTCGAGCTCGTGGCCGAGGCGGTGCTCCGCTATCTCCTGGCGGCGAGCGAGCCCGACGTGAAGCGGATCCTGTTGGTCGACGGCCCGGCGGTGGTCGGTTGGGCGAAGTGGCGCGAGATCGACGCGAAATACTTCGGCGCAGCCACGCGCATGGTGCTCGCGCAGGTGCTGGGCCCCGAGGCGAGCGAGCGCGACGTCGACGCGCTCGCGCACCTGGTGCTGGGCGCAGTCATGGAAGGGGCGCTCCTGTGCGCCGCGGCCGACGACCCGACTCAGACTGCGCGCGACGTGACTGCAGCGCTGCGGCGCCTGCTCTCCGGTCTCACGAGCTGAATTCTGCAAAGCGCCTGCAACGGCGCGCCCGGCGGCCTCGCTCGCGCGCTCCCGCCGCTTCGGGCACGCGGCTTGCTCTCTCCCGGGGCATGAGTACGCCCGCGAATCTCTCGCAGCACAACCCCTGGCGCACGGCAGTGATTGCGACCGCCGCAGTCACTGCCGTCATGCTCGCGATCGGCGCCGGCGCGTTCGCGCTGCGCAAGAGCCCGGCCGTGCGCGCGGCGGCGAGCCGCGGCTCGGCGCGCCAGGTCGAAGAGCGAGTCATCGAGGACTGCAACCGCTACGCAGCCGACACCGAGCGAAACACCGGCCGCATCGTGCGCGACGGCGCGATCGGGGCCGGCGTGGGCGCCGGCGTGGGCGCGGCGGGCGGCGCGATCGCCAAGGGCGGCGAGGGCGCGGGCAAGGGCGCAGGCATCGGAGCACTCGTGGGCGCCACGGTAGGCGCGCTGCGGGGACTGTCGGAAGAGAACCGCAAGACCGAGACGGCCCGCGCCGCGTACGCGGACTGTCTCGCAAGGAGAGGTTACTGACATGAAGAAGTCACTCTCGCTGCTTCTGATGGCGTGCTTCGCCATCGCGACCGTACCCGGCTCGGCACGCGCCGACGACTGGCACGGTCACTCGACCGCGAGCTACGTGGGAACGGCGCTGGCCAACCCGATCTACTTTCCGGCCAAGGTCGCCTTCGCGCTGGTCGGCGGGATCACCAGCGGCATCGCCTACGTGGCGACGCTGGGCAACACCGAGCCGTCGCACGAGATCTGGGCCGCGTCGGTCGAAGGCGACTACGTGGTGACCCCGAGCATGATCGACGGCCACCGCGACGTCGACTTCATCGGCCCTTCCTGAGCCCGGCTCACTCGCGCTCGGCGACGGCCTCGAAGTCGCCGAGCGCCAGGCGCCGCGTGCGCCACCAGTACTGGAAAGTGAAGTACGGCCACAGCGTGCCGTTGTAGCCGTCGGTGTCCATGTACCAGCTCTGGCAGCCGGAGCTCCACACCGAGCGGCGCATGCGCGCCTGCAGCCGGCCGGTGAAGCGCGCCTGGGCCGAAGCCAGCACGTCGAGAAAGGCCAGGCGCTGGCTGCGGATCGCCTGGATGGCCTTGAGCGCGTGCCGCGCCTGCGCCTCGATCATGAAGATCATCGAGTTGTGACCCAGGCCGGTGTTCGGGCCCATCAGGAGATACAGGTTCGGGAAGCCGTGCACCGCGACGCCGAGATAGCTGCCCTCGCGCGCCGTGACCGCCTGGTCGAGGGTGCGTCCGCCGCGGCCCACGATCCGCAGCCGGGTGAGATAGTCGCCGACCATGAAGCCCGTGCCGCACACGATGGCGTCGGCCGGGTGCTCCACCCCGTCGCGCGTCTGGATGCCCTTCGGGGTGATGCGCTCGATCGGCGCGGTCACGAGCTCCACGTTGGGCCGCTGCAGCGCGCGGAAGTAGTCGTTGGACAAGAGGATGCGCTTGCAGCCCAGCGTGTAGGTCGGGGTGAGCTTCTTGCGCAGCTCGCGGTCGGGCACCTCGCGCGCGAGGTGCGCGCGCAAGAGCTTCTCGAGCAGCTTCAAGAGCCGCGGGTCGATCACGAAGCCCACCGCGCGCAGCTCGAGCGTCCAGTAGATCCAGGCGCGCTGCAGCCAGTGCAGCGGACGGAAGCGCCGGAAGAGTGACTTCCGCCGCGCCGAGAACGCGTGGTCGGGCTTGGGCGCGACCCAGGGCGGCGTGCGCTGGAAGACCT contains:
- a CDS encoding adenylate/guanylate cyclase domain-containing protein yields the protein MTEPRAYTPKHLADKILRDKSALEGERKQVTVLFVDVKDSTRLAARVDAEQWHGILDRFFTLLADAIHRFEGTINQYTGDGVMALFGAPIAYEDHAQRACHAALAICEEVREFAAGLRRATGLRFSVRVGMNSGEVIVGAIGDDLRMDYTAQGHTVNLAARMQQQAAAGRAYLTGHTAALVDAYFELEPVGRMRVKGVSGLVRTYALAGTGRARARIEASRARGFSALVGRESEARALDRALERASSGDGRTVCVVGAPGVGKSRLCHDALERWRGPKIAIASAHCPAHGRTLALTVLRELLRSFFDISPGEKPSVSRKLVKAQLRFVRSADEGDHALVHNFLGLASPRDPLPALPAAARRERLFALACALVQARAAREPTVLLLDDVQWIDAESESFLARLVDAVGFTRSLLLLTARPEYEAPWLAASQLERLELAPLSEAATESLLRSLLGDDPSLAGLCALVTARAAGNPLFAEEIVQSLLDQGVLARERHGMRLVREAGDILIPVTVQSLLSARVDALPASAKRALQVAAVVGKSFAEPVLRVVLADAAGDLPEALAVLQRADLVRADGDGRYAFKHPLTQEVAYGSLLQEPRAARHEAVARALQDLYHDRLGEHADLIAHHWEAAGKRHESYRWRRLAALRVTNIQLRRPERPERR
- a CDS encoding phosphoenolpyruvate carboxylase, which translates into the protein MTAAGTQESLDADLAQLGEALDGAIRELSGEATLARVRELRAAAAVLRTRGAAPGERARFAARIAALDDSALAEVARAVTHGLHLMNAAEEVQRVRQLRRYDRAHPARRSLADALRELAGAGQGPAEVRDALARLFVMPVLTAHPTEARRRTARDHVSEVGRLLDALGHPGGARVAESLRAQLADQVAILTRTEESRATKPAPRDELEAGLDVFARTLFDATPALYRELEDVLEGLFPDADWLRLGEGGAGDWPVPSFLRWGSWIGGDRDGNPFVTAHVTRTALERQRALALERHLADVRMLGRELSMSSRRAPRPEGIAELADSLERDRARFPEIAARVSRFTVYEPWREKLWYMGARLRATLERAESSYVDAAGYQRDLFQLERSLVAAGYGRMARGRLRDCRRRADVFGFHLASLDLRQHSGVHERVTAELLAATGLVRARGYGDMDEARRCRVLGELLARPESLAPPARGALSAETQDLLATLDMVGRARREQGPRACERYIVSFTSTLSDLLEVLFLERAAGLAPGELRPVPLLEQLEDLSNARPLAEQMLASPHVSAAIGRELEVMIGYSDSCKQVGYVTSQVALRRAQHALADVAEHADLRLTIFHGRGGAIGRGGGPAHDTIRAQPERALRGRLRVTEQGETINTRYSTLEVAQRDLEQSVSAVLLSGLAERTPVPRAELAARDSVFDEAAKIALRTYEALVADPDRLARYVQAATPIIEVTALPIGSRPSSRRPGLSLGDLRAIPWVFSWNQSRHGVPGWFGLGSALQSLGRELGVERLRDLYRASPFFRALVDNAQLALARADIDVAECYAALADDDARKIFPLIRAEWERTVTSVLAVAGQPEILGDRPHILATVKRRNAALDVLSHAQIELLRRLARAEGGVEREALLSSLFTTINGIAAGLQTAG
- a CDS encoding hydroxylaminobenzene mutase produces the protein MSEALQGLLAFSGVLLFLLGLLSGFAIPLLRSPRIGLSAHVAAIQSGLALVAVAWVGSRLTLPEAWAAAIAHTLWVSLYVLWVGLLFAGAYGTGRTLPIAGAGLRAKPWQETTALVLIGAASVGSAAAIAALLWHWSWRAAA
- a CDS encoding helix-turn-helix domain-containing protein produces the protein MSKTQAERSEATIGALERAARKLFAARGFEATSIDDIAARAGVAKGAFYHHFDSKREIFTRVLDRIQGELAALPPPPLRRGAGPLELVAEAVLRYLLAASEPDVKRILLVDGPAVVGWAKWREIDAKYFGAATRMVLAQVLGPEASERDVDALAHLVLGAVMEGALLCAAADDPTQTARDVTAALRRLLSGLTS
- a CDS encoding NAD(P)/FAD-dependent oxidoreductase, which gives rise to MEDFPVVVVGSGFSGIAMGVQLKRAGIESFTILEKAGDIGGTWRDNTYPGAACDVPSHLYCFSFEPKPDWSRAFSPQQEIQEYLRHCVAKYGLGSHIQFHKKVTGAEFEERTGTWTVRIENGEPLRARAVVLGNGALHVPAYPEIPGRESFEGRMFHSAEWDHAAPLAGKRVAVIGTGASAIQFVPEIAPEVEKLQVFQRTPPWVAPKPDHAFSARRKSLFRRFRPLHWLQRAWIYWTLELRAVGFVIDPRLLKLLEKLLRAHLAREVPDRELRKKLTPTYTLGCKRILLSNDYFRALQRPNVELVTAPIERITPKGIQTRDGVEHPADAIVCGTGFMVGDYLTRLRIVGRGGRTLDQAVTAREGSYLGVAVHGFPNLYLLMGPNTGLGHNSMIFMIEAQARHALKAIQAIRSQRLAFLDVLASAQARFTGRLQARMRRSVWSSGCQSWYMDTDGYNGTLWPYFTFQYWWRTRRLALGDFEAVAERE